The Drosophila nasuta strain 15112-1781.00 chromosome 2L, ASM2355853v1, whole genome shotgun sequence genome window below encodes:
- the LOC132799049 gene encoding suppressor of hairless protein gives MKSYNQFNLNDVVAAPPAIAYEHAAATSSDTNSLQQSQLHSHNHHSQDMPHFGLGSAPPPQQQQQQLQVHHQQQQQQQQQQQQMQLSMLPVAVPGPYRSHIEEKKLTRDAMEKYMRERNDMVIVILHAKVAQKSYGNEKRFFCPPPCIYLFGSGWRRRYEEMLQQGEGEQGAQLCAFIGIGSSDQDMQQLDLNGKQYCAAKTLFISDSDKRKHFMLSVKMFYGNGHDIGVFNSKRIKVISKPSKKKQSLKNADLCIASGTNVALFNRLRSQTVSTRYLHVENGHFHASSTQWGAFTIHLLDDNESESEEFQVRDGYIHYGATVKLVCSVTGMALPRLIIRKVDKQMALLEADDPVSQLHKCAFYMKDTDRMYLCLSQEKIIQFQATPCPKEPNKEMINDGACWTIISTDKAEYQFYEGMGPVASPVTPVPIVNSLNLNGGGDVAMLELSGDNFTPHLQVWFGDVEAETMYRCTETLLCVVPEISQFRGEWLWVRQPTQVPISLVRNDGIIYATGLTFTYTPEPGPRSHCNQAEDVMRTRHNNNNITGISNNNNNTSSSPASSSSLQQGMQHQQQQQQSHQTLPSISEVQWNSHGSGLS, from the exons ATGAAGAGCTACaaccaatttaatttaaacgaCGTTGTCGCCGCACCGCCCGCCATTGCCTACGAGCACGCAGCCGCAACCAGCAGCGATACAAATTCCTTGCAACAGAGTCAGCTGCACAGTCACAACCACCACAGTCAAGATATGCCGCACTTTGGATTGGGTAGTGCGCCGccgccacaacagcagcaacagcaactacaagtgcatcatcaacaacaacaacagcagcaacaacaacaacagcaaatgcagCTTTCTATGCTGCCGGTGGCTGTTCCAGGTCCATATAGATCTCACATTGAGGAGAAGAAGCTGACACGCGACGCCATGGAGAAATACATGCGAGAACGGAATGACATGGTAATAGTCATACTTCACGCTAAG GTGGCTCAAAAATCCTATGGCAATGAGAAGCGATTCTTTTGCCCACCGccttgcatttatttatttggcagTGGGTGGCGTCGACGATATGAAGAAATGCTCCAACAGGGCGAAGGAGAGCAGGGTGCACAACTTTGCGCGTTTATCGGCATTGGTAGCAGTGATCAAGATATGCAACAGTTGGATCTCAATGGCAAGCAGTACTGTGCCGCCAAGACACTATTTATATCGGACTCAGACAAGCGAAAGCATTTCATGCTTTCCGTTAAAATGTTCTATGGCAACGGCCACGACATTGGAGTCTTCAACTCGAAACGTATTAAGGTCATTTCAAAACCGTCCAAGAAGAAGCAATCACTGAAGAACGCCGACCTATGCATAGCAAGTGGCACAAATGTAGCCCTCTTCAATCGCCTTCGTTCGCAGACAGTATCAACCCGCTATCTCCATGTTGAGAATGGGCACTTTCATGCATCATCAACACAATGGGGCGCATTTACGATACATCTTCTGGATGACAATGAGTCAGAATCGGAGGAGTTTCAGGTGCGTGATGGCTACATTCACTACGGAGCTACTGTAAAGCTAGTGTGTTCTGTAACTGGCATGGCCCTGCCTCGCTTGATTATTCGCAAAGTGGACAAGCAAATGGCGCTGCTTGAGGCTGATGATCCCGTCTCGCAGCTGCATAAGTGCGCATTCTACATGAAGGATACGGATCGGATGTATTTGTGCCTTTCGCAAGAGAAGATCATTCAGTTTCAGGCAACGCCGTGTCCAAAGGAGCCCAACAAAGAAATGATCAACGACGGTGCCTGCTGGACAATTATATCTACCGATAAGGCGGAATATCAGTTCTACGAGGGCATGGGCCCCGTTGC ATCTCCAGTTACACCTGTCCCAATTGTTAACTCGCTGAATCTCAATGGAGGTGGCGATGTCGCCATGTTAGAACTAAGTGGGGACAATTTTACGCCACATTTGCAGGTTTGGTTTGGCGATGTCGAGGCAGAAACAATGTATCGATGTACGGAAACATTGCTTTGCGTAGTTCCAGAAATCTCACAGTTTCGTGGCGAATGGCTCTGG GTGCGACAGCCAACACAGGTGCCTATTTCGTTGGTTCGCAATGATGGCATAATATATGCCACTGGCCTCACATTCACCTATACCCCGGAGCCGGGTCCACGATCACACTGTAATCAGGCTGAGGATGTAATGCGAACGCgtcacaataacaacaacatcacaggtatcagcaacaataataacaacactAGCAGCTCACCAGCAAGCAGTTCTAGTCTGCAACAGGGaatgcaacatcaacaacagcagcagcagtcacatCAAACTTTACCCTCTATCTCGGAAGTGCAATGGAATAGTCATGGGAGTGGCTTGTCTTGA
- the LOC132783395 gene encoding anamorsin homolog, whose amino-acid sequence MDIFKGLKKSLYIWTDSADLDLRVQILKNSTGGEVALENVHRLSFSSYANSSFDLIVIECAQLTDNYVKLLHMLKPSGKLHLIAYIGTAASLLQEIKLSGFINCSEDSEANTLTAEKPGYETGSSARLSFAKKSSGVNVWKISGDDEELIDEEGLLDEEDKQKPDPAGLRVCSTTGKRKACKNCSCGLAEELESEKSAKAATENVKSSCGNCYLGDAFRCSTCPYLGMPAFKPGEKVQLAGNLLKSDI is encoded by the exons ATGGATATATTCAAAGGGCTTAAAAAATCACTATATATATGGACAGACAGCGCTGATTTGGATCTGCGTGTGCAAATCTTGAAGAATTCAACTGGTGGCGAAGTAGCTTTGGAAAATGTGCATCGTCTTTCTTTTT CCTCTTACGCCAACTCAAGCTTCGACTTAATTGTTATAGAATGCGCACAGCTGACTGACAATTACGTAAAGCTACTGCATATGCTCAAGCCGAGTGGAAAACTTCACTTGATTGCATACATTGGCACTGCAGCGAGTTTGTTGCAGGAAATTAAGTTGTCCGGATTTATCAATTGCAGCGAGGATTCCGAGGCCAATACGCTGACCGCTGAAAAGCCTGGATATGAGACTGGCTCTTCTGCTCGACTATCATTTGCCAAAAAGAGCAGCGGCGTGAATGTCTGGAAAATTAGTGGCGACGACGAGGAATTAATCGATGAGGAAGGTCTACTAGATGAGGAGGATAAACAGAAGCCAGATCCTGCTGGTCTCCGAGTGTGCAGCACCACGGGCAAGCGCAAAGCATGTAAGAATTGTTCGTGCGGACTGGCCGAGGAGTTGGAAAGCGAAAAGTCCGCGAAAGCAGCAACTGAGAATGTTAAGTCCAGTTGTGGCAAC TGCTATTTGGGCGATGCATTCAGATGCTCCACTTGCCCCTATCTGGGCATGCCGGCATTCAAGCCTGGAGAGAAAGTGCAACTGGCCGGCAACTTACTGAAATCGGATATTTAG
- the LOC132799052 gene encoding protein yellow: MFSPKLLTLCLISIGCSWAVNAKLEERFSWKQLTFDWPSPEAEAEAKRTGHYIEENNLPLGLERWENKIFVTVPRWKAGVAATLNYIDLSTNEKSPKLRPYPSWEANKLPIEVAPQIQNTPSGGRLDADKAQNAEIQLENNSTIISTFRIQVDVCDRLWILDTGLADILGNPKQITPNTILVFDLKTDKLLRRFALPSDQTKEDTFFANIIVDAERDQCEDAFAYVPDLGAYGVIVYSLRDNKSYRVKHNYFHFDPLHGDFNVGGVNFQWTDGVFGMAVGPLKADHTKDVYFHALASTKEFKVSNRVLQNESHVNGGDSYYDFQFVGDRGMNGQSTSEVYDKNTGVIFYTQVNKDAIACWNINRPYTSDNQGLIDSDSHTLVFPNDLKVDQDGSLWVLSDRMPTYLYKELDHSAVNYRILTGKNKDLIKGTPCE; encoded by the exons ATGTTTTCACCAAAACTGCTAACATTGTGCCTTATCAGCATTGGCTGTTCTTGGGCCGTCAATGCTAAGTTGGAGGAACGCTTCTCATGGAAACAATTGACCTTCGATTGGCCAAGCCCAGAAGCCGAGGCAGAGGCCAAACGAACTGGCCATTACATTGAGGAGAACAATTTGCCACTTGGCTTAGAGCGTTGGGAAAACAAAATCTTTGTCACCGTGCCAAG aTGGAAAGCCGGAGTTGCAGCCACATTAAACTACATTGATCTATCGACGAACGAAAAGTCGCCCAAACTGCGACCATATCCAAGCTGGGAAGCCAATAAGCTGCCAATTGAAGTGGCGCCCCAGATACAGAATACACCGTCTGGAGGTCGACTGGATGCCGACAAGGCGCAGAATGCTGAGATACAATTAGAGAACAATTCTACTATTATTTCCACCTTTCGCATTCAGGTGGACGTCTGTGATCGTTTGTGGATATTGGACACTGGTCTCGCTGACATCTTGGGTAATCCTAAGCAAATTACGCCCAACACAATTTTGGTGTTTGATCTGAAGACAGATAAATTGCTGCGTCGCTTTGCCTTACCATCCGACCAGACGAAGGAAGACACCTTCTTTGCCAATATT ATTGTTGATGCTGAGCGCGATCAGTGCGAAGATGCGTTTGCTTATGTTCCGGACTTGGGCGCCTATGGCGTCATTGTATATTCCCTGCGCGACAACAAATCATACCGTGTTAAGCACAACTACTTCCATTTCGATCCACTGCACGGCGACTTTAATGTGGGAGGCGTGAACTTCCAGTGGACCGATGGTGTGTTCGGCATGGCAGTCGGTCCGTTGAAGGCTGACCATACCAAAGACGTATATTTCCATGCGCTTGCCAGCACGAAAGAGTTTAAGGTCTCGAATCGCGTCCTTCAAAACGAATCTCATGTCAATGGTGGTGACTCCTACTATGATTTCCAATTTGTCGGCGATCGCGGAATGAATGGACAATCCACATCGGAGGTTTATGACAAAAATACGGGCGTCATTTTTTACACACAAGTGAACAAGGATGCCATCGCTTGCTGGAATATTAATCGTCCTTATACATCCGATAACCAGGGTCTCATAGATTCCGATTCGCATACCTTAGTGTTTCCCAATGATCTTAAGGTCGACCAGGATGGTTCATTATGGGTGCTCTCAGACAGAATGCCCACTTATTTATACAAGGAACTGGATCATTCAGCAGTCAACTATCGCATACTCACTGGTAAGAATAAGGATCTAATTAAAGGCACTCCATGCGAATAA
- the LOC132783399 gene encoding gamma-aminobutyric acid type B receptor subunit 1, producing MTSDGAVTFWIFLLCLIGSPHLEGSEAGRPDELHIGGIFPIAGKGGWQGGQACMPAARLALDDVNKEPNLLPGFKLILHSNDSECEPGLGASVMYNLLYNKPQKLMLLAGCSTVCTTVAEAAKMWNLIVLCYGASSPALSDRKRFPTLFRTHPSATVHNPTRIKLMKKFGWSRVAILQQAEEVFISTVEDLENRCMEAGVEIVTRQSFLSDPTDAVRNLRRQDARIIVGLFYVVAARRVLCEMYKQQLYGRAHVWFFYGWYEDNWYEANLENEGITCTVEQMRIAAEGHLTTEALMWNQNNQTTISGMTAEEFRHRLNQALIDEGYDINHDRYPEGYQEAPLAYDAVWSVALAFNKTMERLTSRKKSLRDFTYTDKEIADDIYAAMNSTQFLGVSGVVAFSSQGDRIALTQIEQMVNGKYEKLGYYDTQLDNLTWLNMEQWIGGKVPQDRTIVTHVLRTVSLPLFVCMGTISSCGIFVAFALIIFNIWNKHRRVIQSSHPVCNTIMLFGVIICLISVILLGIDGRFVSPHEYPKICQARAWLLSTGFTLAYGAMFSKVWRVHRFTTKAKTDPKKKVEPWKLYTMVSGLLSIDLVILLSWQIFDPLQRILETFPLEDPVSTTDDIKIRPELEHCESERNSMWLGLVYGFKGLILVFGLFLAYETRSIKVKQINDSRYVGMSIYNVVVLCLITAPVGMVIASQQDASFAFVALAVIFCCFLSMLLIFVPKVIEVVRHPKDKAESKYNPDSAISKEDEERYQKLVTENEELQRLITQKEEKIRVLRQRLVERDVNTKSTELNPTSGTCGGTATTSLAMQPQSASIINTTASAHATPSATLAITQDTHEHRT from the exons ATGACAAGTGATGGTGCTGTTACGTTTTGgatatttttgctttgtttgatCGGCTCGCCGCATTTGGAGGGCAGCGAGGCGGGTAGGCCGGATGAGCTGCATATCGGCGGCATCTTTCCCATTGCGGGCAAAGGAGGATGGCAGGGTGGGCAGGCATGCATGCCCGCCGCAAGACTGGCATTGGATGATGTCAACAAGGAGCCAAATCTGCTGCCAGGTTTCAAGCTCATCCTGCACAGCAACGACAGCGAG TGTGAACCTGGTTTGGGTGCCAGTGTGATGTATAATCTACTTTACAACAAGCCGCAAAAGCTGATGTTGCTGGCAGGATGCAGCACCGTGTGCACCACTGTGGCAGAGGCAGCCAAAATGTGGAATCTAATTGTT CTTTGTTATGGAGCCTCAAGTCCTGCCCTATCCGATCGCAAGCGTTTTCCAACACTGTTCCGAACGCATCCCTCGGCAACGGTACACAATCCTACGCGCATCAAGCTAATGAAAAAGTTCGGCTGGTCCCGTGTGGCCATCTTACAACAGGCCGAAGAAGTATTCATATCG ACTGTAGAGGATCTCGAGAATCGTTGCATGGAAGCTGGCGTCGAAATCGTAACTAGACAATCATTTCTATCCGATCCAACAGACGCCGTGCGTAATCTTAGACGTCAAGATGCCCGCATCATTGTGGGTCTTTTTTATGTGGTGGCAGCGAGACGAGTTCTCTGCGAGATGTATAAACAACAGCTTTACGGACGTGCACAcgtttggtttttttat GGTTGGTACGAGGACAACTGGTACGAGGCAAACTTGGAGAACGAGGGCATTACCTGCACTGTGGAGCAAATGAGAATCGCAGCAGAGGGACATCTTACAACTGAGGCGCTCATGTGGAATCAGAACAATCAGACAACAATTTCCGGCATGACTGCCGAGGAATTTCG acaTCGACTGAATCAAGCCCTTATTGATGAGGGCTATGACATTAACCATGACCGCTATCCAGAAGGCTACCAGGAGGCGCCGCTGGCTTACGACGCTGTCTGGAGTGTGGCATTAGCTTTCAACAAAACAATGGAACGGTTAACTTCGAGAAAGAAATCGCTAAGAGATTTCACGTACACGGACAAGGAAATCGCCGATGACATCTATGCGGCCATGAACTCAACCCAGTTTTTAGGCGTATCG GGAGTGGTTGCATTCAGCTCACAGGGCGATCGTATAGCCCTCACTCAAATCGAACAGATGGTAAATGGGAAATATGAGAAGCTAGGATATTACGACACCCAGCTGGATAATCTTACTTGGCTAAATATGGAACAATGGATTGGTGGCAAG GTTCCTCAAGATCGCACAATTGTTACCCATGTGCTGCGAACGGTTTCTTTGCCATTATTCGTCTGCATGGGGACAATCTCTAGTTGTGGCATCTTTGTAGCTTTTGCTCTGATCATCTTCAACATATGGAATAAGCATCGCAG AGTTATACAATCTTCACATCCGGTCTGCAATACCATAATGCTCTTTGGCGTTATCATTTGTCTAATATCAGTCATATTACTGGGCATAGATGGCCGTTTTGTCAGCCCTCACGAATATCCAAAG ATTTGTCAAGCTCGAGCTTGGCTATTATCCACCGGTTTTACACTTGCGTATGGCGCAATGTTCAGCAAAGTATGGCGAGTGCATCGAtttacaacaaaagcaaaaactgaCCCGAAG AAAAAAGTGGAACCTTGGAAGCTATACACCATGGTTTCGGGGCTCTTATCAATAGATTTAGTGATATTACTGTCTTGGCAGATCTTTGATCCGCTGCAGCGAATACTTGAAACATTCCCACTCGAAGATCCAGTATCTACAACTGATGATATTAAAATACGTCCAGAGCTGGAGCATTGTGAAAGTGAACGTAATTCCATGTGGTTAG GACTAGTCTATGGCTTTAAGGGTCTAATACTCGTATTTGGCTTATTCTTGGCCTACGAGACGCGATCCATTAAAGTGAAGCAGATCAACGACTCGCGCTATGTGGGTATGAGCATTTACAATGTGGTCGTGTTGTGCCTGATAACAGCTCCCGTGGGCATGGTCATTGCATCGCAACAGGACGCCTCATTCGCCTTTGTTGCACTAGCTGTGATATTCTGTTGTTTCCTAAGCATGCTGCTGATATTTGTGCCAAAA GTTATTGAGGTCGTACGACATCCGAAAGATAAGGCAGAATCAAAGTACAATCCAGACTCGGCCATATCGAAAGAAGACGAGGAACGCTATCAAAAATTAGTAACCGAAAACGAGGAATTGCAACGATTAATAACCCAG AAAGAGGAAAAGATACGAGTATTACGGCAACGGCTAGTCGAACGTGACGTCAATACGAAGAGCACAGAACTGAATCCCACATCGGGTACCTGTGGTGGCACGGCAACAACATCGCTTGCAATGCAGCCTCAATCAGCTTCAATCATCAACACAACTGCATCCGCACATGCAACGCCCTCAGCTACGCTCGCGATCACACAAG ATACTCACGAGCACCGTACATGA